In Desulfovibrio porci, one DNA window encodes the following:
- a CDS encoding sulfotransferase family protein, with protein sequence MNAPGRLVLVLGMHRSGTSALARGLRVLGIALGDDLLPAHPCNPKGFFEDAGLYTFNKALLTRLNLTWQSPEAPDAKVLHTLAAGPPGVAALDLLREKSAGQAVLGLKDPRMSRLLPFWRPVLTASGLRAHCVISLRHPDSVAHSLRQRDRLDPETGHMLWLAHMLDILEGSAGLPRLLADYDLLLREPGRQLRRLGHFLGLPVDATELAVFADDFLDPKLRHHKPTDAESDGEKRNAPWAALATRLHAALRPAADEADGRLLDSPRLARLTANLRREAAAMAHASPSGVRP encoded by the coding sequence ATGAACGCCCCCGGCCGTCTTGTGCTGGTGCTGGGCATGCACCGCAGCGGCACCAGCGCCCTAGCCAGGGGCCTGCGGGTTCTGGGGATCGCGCTGGGCGACGATCTGTTGCCCGCGCACCCCTGCAACCCCAAGGGCTTTTTCGAAGACGCCGGGCTCTATACCTTCAACAAGGCCCTGCTGACCCGGCTGAACCTGACATGGCAGAGTCCGGAAGCCCCGGATGCGAAGGTGCTGCACACTCTGGCCGCCGGTCCTCCGGGCGTGGCGGCCCTGGATCTGCTGCGCGAGAAAAGCGCCGGACAAGCGGTTCTGGGGCTCAAGGACCCGCGCATGAGTCGCCTGCTGCCCTTCTGGCGGCCCGTGCTGACCGCCTCGGGCCTGCGCGCGCACTGCGTAATCAGCCTGCGCCATCCGGACAGCGTGGCTCATTCTCTCCGGCAGCGGGACCGACTGGACCCGGAAACCGGCCACATGCTCTGGCTCGCGCACATGCTGGACATTCTGGAAGGCAGCGCGGGCCTGCCGCGCCTGCTGGCGGACTATGACCTTCTGCTGCGCGAACCAGGACGCCAGTTGCGCCGTCTGGGGCACTTTCTGGGCCTGCCGGTGGACGCGACGGAACTGGCCGTGTTCGCGGACGACTTCCTGGATCCAAAACTCCGCCACCACAAGCCGACGGACGCCGAGAGCGACGGAGAAAAGCGGAACGCCCCCTGGGCCGCTCTGGCCACGCGCCTGCACGCGGCCCTGCGCCCGGCGGCGGACGAAGCCGACGGGCGGCTGCTGGACAGCCCGCGTCTGGCCCGCCTGACCGCGAACCTGCGGCGCGAGGCGGCGGCCATGGCGCATGCGTCTCCGTCCGGAGTCCGGCCGTGA
- a CDS encoding DHH family phosphoesterase, which translates to MPANAEYIAGFKQWRQNLDKDDRWCVMINADPDALASAMALKRLMLHKVHSVDIMRINEVTRPDNLAMIRYLRIPAKPWQPEKAGQFNRFGMVDSQPAHNKAFAGLSYDLIIDHHPLTDLTGAVGPAIFCDIRPGVGATSTMMTRFLQALRVRPSPRLATALLYGIRTDTAAFERSGGEDDLRAYQWLSHHADTGLLRRIIRSEYLRAWLPLFSRAFRTLTDCRGGGAHATLNEINSADLLVAIADFFTRVHGLKWIAVSGIVDKTVIVIFRGDGGRDIGRLADACFYDVGTAGGHRNLGRAEFPLSAVPEGVKPADFVQQRLQTRKLRPKPQPPAPAPEPAQFAAKA; encoded by the coding sequence ATGCCGGCCAATGCCGAATATATCGCCGGTTTCAAGCAATGGCGGCAGAATCTGGACAAGGACGACCGCTGGTGCGTTATGATCAACGCCGACCCGGACGCCCTGGCCTCGGCCATGGCGCTCAAACGGCTCATGCTGCACAAGGTGCACAGCGTGGACATCATGCGCATCAACGAAGTGACCCGGCCGGACAATCTGGCCATGATCCGTTACCTGCGCATCCCGGCCAAGCCCTGGCAGCCGGAAAAGGCGGGACAGTTCAACCGCTTCGGCATGGTGGACTCCCAGCCGGCGCACAACAAGGCCTTCGCGGGCCTGTCCTATGACCTGATCATCGACCACCACCCGCTGACGGACCTCACGGGCGCGGTCGGCCCCGCGATTTTCTGCGACATCCGGCCCGGCGTCGGGGCCACCAGCACCATGATGACCCGCTTTCTCCAGGCCCTGCGCGTGCGCCCCAGCCCGCGCCTGGCCACGGCCCTGCTCTACGGCATCCGCACGGATACGGCGGCCTTTGAGCGCTCCGGCGGCGAGGACGACCTGCGCGCCTACCAGTGGCTCTCCCATCATGCGGACACCGGCCTGCTGCGCCGGATCATCCGCAGCGAATATCTGCGCGCCTGGCTGCCGCTCTTTTCGCGCGCCTTCCGCACGCTCACCGATTGCCGGGGCGGCGGCGCCCACGCCACGCTCAACGAGATCAACAGCGCGGACCTGCTGGTGGCCATAGCCGACTTTTTCACCAGAGTGCACGGCCTGAAATGGATCGCGGTCAGCGGCATTGTGGACAAAACCGTGATCGTGATCTTCCGGGGCGACGGCGGGCGGGACATCGGCCGTCTGGCCGACGCCTGCTTTTACGACGTGGGCACCGCCGGAGGGCACCGCAATCTGGGCCGGGCGGAATTTCCGCTTTCCGCCGTGCCCGAGGGCGTCAAACCCGCCGATTTCGTACAGCAACGCC
- the cbiR gene encoding cobamide remodeling phosphodiesterase CbiR, with product MSGIAASEPSIHPLAGRLAAPSFVLPGTVAENMRFLSGRVDEAALCFFEARACLEYDEKDISPDLAGLPLRCHVHLPVDLPWPSGTGATARVQAEAAADLALAVCARAACLSPGLAVLHPPEGSAARKRALLRAFAARWQARSSVPLLLENVDSSDVLELGKNFLSDHGLGLCLDVGHLLGYAQNRLLDSGLPETAALVHWSAPGRRDEHLPLTKFTAPQRRTAAAIMARLPRAAVHLAEIFHWPGVAASLPVLAALARTADAQT from the coding sequence GTGAGCGGCATCGCGGCCAGCGAACCATCCATCCATCCGCTGGCGGGCCGTCTGGCCGCGCCCTCCTTTGTGCTGCCCGGCACAGTGGCCGAAAACATGCGCTTTCTCAGCGGCAGGGTGGATGAAGCGGCCCTCTGCTTTTTCGAGGCCCGGGCCTGCCTGGAATACGACGAAAAGGACATCTCGCCGGATCTGGCTGGCTTGCCGTTGCGCTGCCACGTCCATCTGCCCGTGGATCTGCCCTGGCCGTCCGGCACGGGCGCTACGGCAAGGGTCCAAGCCGAAGCGGCGGCGGATCTGGCCCTGGCGGTCTGCGCCAGGGCGGCCTGCCTGAGTCCGGGCCTGGCCGTGCTGCATCCGCCCGAGGGCTCCGCGGCCCGCAAGCGCGCCCTGCTGCGCGCCTTCGCGGCCCGCTGGCAGGCGCGCAGTTCTGTGCCTCTGCTGCTGGAAAACGTGGATTCCAGCGACGTGCTGGAGTTGGGAAAAAACTTTTTATCCGACCATGGACTGGGGCTCTGTCTGGACGTAGGGCATCTCCTGGGCTACGCTCAGAACCGTCTTCTGGATTCCGGGCTGCCGGAAACGGCGGCCCTGGTTCACTGGAGCGCGCCCGGCAGGCGGGATGAACACCTTCCGCTGACAAAGTTCACCGCGCCGCAACGCCGCACGGCGGCCGCCATCATGGCCCGGCTGCCGCGAGCGGCCGTGCATCTGGCGGAAATTTTTCACTGGCCGGGCGTGGCGGCCTCGCTGCCTGTGCTGGCGGCGCTGGCCCGCACCGCCGACGCACAGACGTAA
- a CDS encoding insulinase family protein, producing the protein MDKHGFTLLTERDMAEVGGTARLWRHRATGAQLLSVTNADENKCFGVSFRTPPTDSTGVAHILEHSVLCGSDKYPVKEPFVELLKGSLQTFLNAFTFPDKTCYPVASANLRDFYNLIDVYIDAVFHPRISEDIFRQEGWHIEAESADSPWTYKGVVYNEMKGVYSSPDSVLAEQSQQALFPDTLYSLDSGGNPERIPDLTYQAFHDFHSRYYHPSNARFFFWGDDPEDERLRLLDIALQGYAARPADSAVPLQPRRDVPRLIEVPYAAAEGEKRALFTVNWLLGERGDVSQALLMEMLEHILEGLPGSPLRKALIGSGLGEDTTGCGLETDLRQMYYSTGLKGVAPGDVQKAELLIFDVLAQLAEEGIDPAAVEAAVNSVEFAYRENNSGRFPRGLAAMIQALSTWLYDGDPLAPLAWEAPLKDIKDRLARGEKVFEQAIRRWFLDNGHRATVVLLPDANLGKVRDEAEAALLAAAQAEAGPEQRAALVEETRRLQEAQTAPDSPEALASIPALGLQDLPLRNAPIPRSESRLPEVCLSHELPTQGIAYATLLLPLEGLPERLTPLLPLFARSLTELGTARRDFTELGAHMAAKTGGVGADTLLGTTREQRRTISYLSLAGKAVYDKIPDLFDIFQEILLEPLRDPAVARERLKQMLLEGKARLEHGLQAAGHTAVSTRLRARFTGAGALAERTGGLSYLASVRGLLEQLDAEPETLLADLEELRGLIVASSGAVFDCTAEAGGLALAQDKARALLAALPQRPANARENREIPPMRDLPEAEAFVAPAQINYVGKAANIYDQGYVYHGSASVILRYLRMGYLWEQVRVRGGAYGAFCMLDRLGGTLVCASYRDPNVDQTLAAYDGMADFLRGFKPDKAQLTQAIVGAVGDLDSYLLPDAKGSQSLARWLTGDTDEIRQQMREEILGTTERHFTQFAEVLAEAARQGAICVLGGPKTEEAAQAHGWAAQRLL; encoded by the coding sequence ATGGACAAACACGGCTTCACCCTGCTCACGGAACGGGACATGGCGGAAGTGGGCGGCACGGCCCGCCTCTGGCGGCACAGGGCCACGGGCGCGCAACTGCTCTCCGTGACCAACGCGGACGAAAACAAATGCTTCGGCGTGAGCTTCCGCACGCCGCCCACGGATTCCACGGGCGTGGCCCACATCCTGGAACATTCGGTGCTCTGCGGCTCGGACAAGTATCCTGTCAAGGAGCCTTTCGTGGAGCTGCTCAAGGGTTCCCTGCAAACCTTTCTCAACGCCTTCACCTTTCCGGACAAAACCTGCTATCCGGTGGCCAGCGCCAATCTGCGCGACTTTTACAATCTCATCGACGTCTATATCGACGCGGTCTTCCACCCGCGCATCAGCGAGGACATCTTCCGCCAGGAAGGCTGGCACATCGAGGCCGAAAGCGCCGACAGCCCCTGGACCTACAAGGGGGTGGTCTACAATGAGATGAAAGGCGTGTACTCCTCGCCGGACTCCGTGCTGGCCGAGCAGAGCCAGCAGGCTCTGTTCCCGGACACGCTGTACAGCCTGGACTCCGGCGGCAACCCGGAACGCATCCCGGACCTGACCTATCAGGCCTTTCACGATTTTCACAGCCGCTACTACCATCCGAGCAACGCGCGCTTCTTCTTCTGGGGCGACGACCCGGAGGACGAGCGTCTGCGCCTGCTGGACATTGCCCTGCAAGGCTACGCGGCCCGGCCCGCGGATTCCGCCGTGCCCCTGCAGCCGCGCCGGGACGTGCCGCGCCTCATCGAAGTGCCCTATGCGGCGGCCGAAGGCGAAAAACGCGCCCTGTTCACGGTCAACTGGCTGCTGGGCGAGCGCGGCGACGTGAGCCAGGCCCTGCTCATGGAAATGCTGGAGCACATTCTGGAAGGCCTGCCCGGCTCGCCGCTGCGCAAGGCCCTGATCGGCTCCGGCCTGGGCGAGGACACCACGGGCTGCGGGCTGGAGACGGACCTGCGCCAGATGTACTATTCCACGGGCCTCAAGGGCGTGGCCCCCGGCGACGTGCAGAAGGCCGAACTGCTGATTTTCGACGTGCTGGCCCAACTGGCTGAGGAAGGCATTGACCCGGCGGCTGTGGAAGCGGCGGTGAACAGCGTGGAATTCGCCTACCGCGAGAACAATTCCGGCCGCTTCCCGCGCGGGCTGGCGGCCATGATCCAGGCCCTGTCCACCTGGCTGTACGACGGCGACCCCCTGGCCCCGCTGGCCTGGGAAGCTCCGCTCAAAGACATCAAGGACCGTCTGGCCAGAGGCGAAAAGGTTTTTGAGCAGGCCATCCGCCGGTGGTTCCTGGACAACGGGCACCGGGCCACAGTGGTCCTGCTGCCGGACGCGAATCTGGGCAAGGTCCGCGACGAGGCCGAGGCCGCCCTTCTGGCCGCCGCCCAGGCCGAGGCCGGGCCGGAACAGCGCGCGGCCCTGGTGGAGGAAACCCGTCGCCTGCAGGAGGCCCAGACCGCGCCGGACAGCCCGGAAGCCCTGGCCAGTATCCCGGCGCTGGGTCTGCAAGACCTGCCCCTCCGCAACGCGCCCATTCCGCGCTCCGAGTCGCGCTTGCCGGAAGTCTGCCTGAGCCACGAGTTGCCCACCCAGGGCATTGCCTATGCCACCCTGCTCCTGCCCCTGGAAGGCCTGCCCGAACGCCTGACGCCCCTGCTGCCGCTCTTCGCCCGCTCCCTCACCGAACTGGGCACGGCACGGCGCGACTTCACGGAACTGGGCGCGCACATGGCGGCCAAGACCGGCGGCGTGGGGGCCGACACCCTGCTGGGCACCACCAGGGAACAGCGGCGCACCATCAGCTACCTGAGCCTGGCGGGCAAAGCGGTTTATGACAAGATTCCGGACCTTTTCGACATCTTTCAGGAAATTCTGCTGGAACCCCTGCGCGACCCGGCTGTGGCCCGCGAGCGCCTCAAACAGATGCTGCTGGAGGGCAAGGCCCGCCTGGAGCATGGCCTGCAGGCCGCCGGACATACGGCGGTGAGCACGCGGCTGCGCGCCCGCTTCACCGGCGCGGGCGCTCTGGCCGAGCGCACCGGCGGCCTGAGCTATCTGGCCTCGGTGCGCGGCCTGCTGGAACAGCTGGACGCGGAACCGGAAACCCTGCTGGCCGATCTGGAGGAATTGCGCGGCCTGATCGTGGCAAGCTCCGGCGCGGTCTTCGACTGCACGGCCGAGGCCGGGGGTCTGGCCCTGGCTCAGGACAAGGCCCGCGCCCTGCTGGCGGCCCTGCCGCAGCGACCCGCCAACGCCCGCGAAAACCGGGAAATCCCGCCCATGCGCGACCTGCCCGAGGCCGAGGCTTTTGTGGCCCCGGCCCAGATCAACTACGTGGGCAAGGCCGCCAATATCTATGATCAGGGCTATGTCTACCACGGCTCGGCCAGCGTGATCCTGCGCTATCTGCGCATGGGCTATCTGTGGGAGCAGGTGCGTGTGCGCGGCGGGGCTTACGGAGCCTTCTGCATGCTGGACCGTCTGGGCGGCACCCTGGTCTGCGCCTCTTACCGCGACCCCAATGTGGACCAGACCCTGGCCGCCTACGACGGCATGGCCGATTTCCTGCGCGGCTTCAAGCCGGACAAGGCCCAGCTGACCCAGGCCATTGTGGGCGCGGTGGGCGATCTGGACAGCTATCTGCTGCCCGACGCCAAAGGCTCCCAATCCCTGGCGCGCTGGCTGACCGGAGACACGGACGAAATCCGCCAGCAAATGCGCGAGGAAATCCTGGGCACCACGGAACGGCATTTCACGCAGTTCGCGGAGGTGCTGGCCGAAGCCGCGCGGCAGGGGGCCATCTGCGTGCTGGGCGGCCCCAAAACCGAAGAAGCGGCGCAAGCCCACGGCTGGGCCGCGCAACGCCTGCTGTAG
- the rpsB gene encoding 30S ribosomal protein S2, with protein MAYVSMKQMLETGVHFGHQTRRWNPKMRPYIFGARNGIHIIDLQQTVKLFRVAYDKVVDTVAKGGKVLFIGTKRQAQEAVATEAGRANQFHVTNRWMGGTLTNFVTIQKSVDRLKKLEAMFGDGTINRYQKKEILLLEREMKKLEETLGGIKNMDRLPQLAFIIDPNREDIAVKECRKLGIPIVAVTDTNCDPDLIDYIIPGNDDAIRAIKLFVAAFSEACQEGEAMGKDHKDAANAEEAMQKAAAAESAPEAAAPAQEAAPAE; from the coding sequence ATGGCTTACGTCAGCATGAAGCAGATGCTGGAAACCGGGGTGCACTTCGGGCACCAGACCCGGCGCTGGAACCCCAAAATGCGCCCCTACATCTTCGGCGCGCGCAACGGCATCCATATCATTGACCTGCAGCAGACCGTGAAGCTCTTCCGCGTGGCCTACGACAAGGTTGTGGACACCGTGGCCAAGGGCGGCAAGGTGCTCTTCATCGGCACCAAGCGCCAGGCGCAGGAAGCCGTGGCCACCGAAGCCGGCCGCGCCAACCAGTTCCATGTGACCAACCGCTGGATGGGCGGCACCCTGACCAACTTCGTGACCATCCAGAAAAGCGTGGACCGCCTCAAGAAGCTGGAAGCCATGTTTGGCGACGGCACCATCAACCGCTACCAGAAAAAGGAAATCCTGCTGCTGGAGCGCGAGATGAAGAAGCTGGAGGAAACCCTGGGCGGCATCAAGAACATGGACCGCCTGCCGCAGCTGGCCTTCATCATCGACCCCAACCGCGAAGACATCGCGGTGAAGGAATGCCGCAAGCTGGGCATTCCCATCGTGGCCGTCACGGACACCAACTGCGATCCGGACCTCATCGACTACATCATTCCCGGCAATGACGATGCCATCCGCGCCATCAAGCTTTTTGTGGCCGCTTTCTCCGAAGCCTGCCAGGAAGGCGAGGCCATGGGCAAGGACCACAAGGACGCCGCCAACGCCGAAGAGGCCATGCAGAAGGCCGCAGCCGCTGAAAGCGCTCCGGAAGCCGCCGCGCCCGCGCAGGAAGCCGCTCCCGCCGAATAA
- the tsf gene encoding translation elongation factor Ts, producing MAISAQMVKELREKTGAGMMDCKKALVEVNGDLEKAVDWLRQKGMAKAAKKSGRATCEGVVTAVTSPDGKHVAMASLMCETDFVARGDQFQAMAARVAQAVLEHNPADPTALDGVVGDEVKQLIASVGENMQLGKFARHTRQSDNEVIGQYIHANGKIGVLVFLTCGKTESVNAPEVKELAKNLAMQVAAASPMALDAGSLDQAAVEREREVYRQKALEEGKPAQIVDKIADGAVKKFQKEVCLLEQPYIRDDKKSVSDIVREAGKAVGDTITVTGFTRIQLAAE from the coding sequence ATGGCAATCAGCGCTCAAATGGTTAAAGAACTGCGCGAAAAAACCGGCGCGGGCATGATGGACTGCAAAAAGGCTCTGGTGGAAGTGAACGGCGACCTGGAAAAGGCCGTTGACTGGCTGCGCCAGAAGGGCATGGCCAAGGCCGCCAAGAAATCCGGCCGCGCCACCTGCGAGGGCGTGGTCACCGCGGTGACCAGCCCCGACGGCAAGCACGTGGCCATGGCTTCGCTGATGTGCGAAACCGACTTCGTGGCCCGTGGCGACCAGTTCCAGGCCATGGCCGCCCGCGTGGCCCAGGCCGTGCTGGAACACAACCCGGCTGATCCCACCGCTCTGGACGGCGTGGTGGGCGACGAGGTCAAGCAGCTCATCGCCTCGGTGGGCGAAAACATGCAGTTGGGCAAGTTCGCGCGCCACACCCGCCAGTCCGACAACGAGGTTATCGGCCAGTACATCCACGCCAACGGCAAGATCGGCGTGCTGGTCTTCCTGACCTGCGGCAAGACCGAGAGCGTAAACGCGCCCGAGGTCAAGGAGCTGGCCAAGAATCTGGCCATGCAGGTGGCCGCCGCCAGCCCCATGGCTCTGGACGCGGGCAGCCTTGATCAGGCCGCCGTGGAACGCGAACGCGAAGTCTACCGCCAGAAGGCCCTGGAAGAAGGCAAGCCCGCCCAGATCGTGGACAAGATCGCCGACGGCGCGGTGAAGAAGTTCCAGAAGGAAGTCTGCCTGCTGGAACAGCCCTACATCCGCGACGACAAAAAGAGCGTCAGCGACATCGTGCGCGAAGCGGGCAAGGCCGTGGGCGACACCATCACGGTGACGGGCTTCACGCGCATTCAGCTGGCTGCGGAGTAA